From one Azospirillum sp. TSH100 genomic stretch:
- a CDS encoding aminotransferase class IV encodes MVSNSTVSQTSSQGYVDDSRNDEVLIYVNGAFFPRNEAKISVFDAGFVLGDGVWEGLRLVKGRILALDDHMDRLYEGANAIQLDIGMTREELVAAIRATLDCNGMTDGAHIRLMVTRGRKKTPNQDPRFALGQATIVIIAEYKAPKPESKAKGLTLFTSTIRCSGPDVFDLRLNSHSRLNFIQALIQAINAGADEALMLDPHGFVASCNSTNFFIVRKGELWTSTGRFNFKGITRAKTIDLFRKDGGTVREHDFTLAEVYAADEAFVTGTLGGITPVVRIDGRRIGDGKPGPVTAHIAELYARAMLG; translated from the coding sequence ATGGTTTCCAACAGCACAGTCAGCCAGACGAGTTCGCAGGGCTATGTCGACGACAGCCGCAACGACGAGGTGCTGATCTATGTGAACGGCGCATTCTTCCCGCGCAACGAGGCGAAGATCTCGGTCTTCGACGCCGGCTTCGTGCTGGGCGACGGCGTGTGGGAGGGGCTGCGGCTGGTCAAGGGCCGCATCCTGGCGCTCGACGACCATATGGACCGGCTGTATGAGGGCGCCAACGCCATCCAGCTCGACATCGGCATGACGCGGGAGGAGCTGGTCGCGGCGATCCGGGCCACGCTGGACTGCAACGGCATGACCGACGGCGCCCACATCCGCCTGATGGTCACCCGCGGCCGCAAGAAGACGCCGAACCAGGATCCGCGCTTCGCGCTGGGGCAGGCGACCATCGTCATCATCGCCGAGTACAAGGCGCCGAAGCCGGAATCGAAGGCCAAGGGGCTGACGCTGTTCACCTCGACCATCCGGTGCAGCGGCCCCGATGTCTTCGACCTCCGCCTCAACTCGCACAGCCGGCTCAACTTCATCCAGGCGCTGATCCAGGCGATCAACGCCGGGGCCGACGAGGCGCTGATGCTCGACCCGCATGGCTTCGTGGCGAGCTGCAACTCCACCAACTTCTTCATCGTCCGCAAGGGCGAACTGTGGACATCAACCGGCCGCTTCAACTTCAAGGGCATCACCCGCGCCAAGACGATCGATCTCTTCCGCAAGGACGGCGGCACGGTGCGCGAGCACGACTTCACCCTGGCCGAAGTGTATGCTGCCGACGAGGCCTTCGTCACCGGCACGCTGGGCGGCATCACCCCGGTGGTGCGGATCGACGGCCGGCGGATCGGCGACGGCAAGCCGGGGCCGGTCACCGCCCACATCGCCGAGCTGTACGCCCGCGCGATGCTCGGCTGA